The following are encoded in a window of Flavobacteriales bacterium genomic DNA:
- a CDS encoding histidinol phosphatase: MGLLGSLFRKREPVLGPADLSVLGCDVHSHFIPGIDDGAQNLEQSIELLTAMREFGYRKVITTPHSMADGYKNTPEIILGGLEKLRAEVRLVGLDIEVDAAAEYYLDHALEEQVNKGTVLTFGDKLLLFELPFIGEPAMLRQVVFQMQTQGYRPVLAHPERYSFWYSDFGKFTELKERGVLFQLNLVALSGAYGPQTKQLAERMIDAGYYELLGSDCHNMNHVQAIRNTLMRPHLHKLIASGKLLNSVL; this comes from the coding sequence ATGGGCCTCTTGGGCAGCCTTTTCAGGAAGCGCGAACCGGTCCTTGGCCCGGCGGATCTTTCCGTGCTGGGATGCGACGTGCATTCGCACTTCATTCCGGGCATCGACGATGGGGCCCAGAACCTGGAGCAGAGCATCGAGCTGCTCACCGCCATGCGGGAGTTTGGTTACCGCAAGGTGATCACCACGCCGCACAGCATGGCCGACGGCTACAAGAACACGCCGGAGATCATCCTGGGCGGCTTGGAGAAGCTGCGTGCCGAGGTGCGCCTCGTGGGGCTCGACATCGAAGTGGACGCCGCGGCCGAGTACTACCTGGACCACGCCCTGGAGGAGCAGGTGAACAAGGGCACGGTGCTCACCTTCGGCGACAAGCTGCTGCTGTTCGAGCTGCCATTCATCGGTGAACCGGCCATGTTGCGGCAGGTGGTCTTCCAGATGCAGACCCAGGGCTACCGGCCCGTGCTGGCCCATCCCGAGCGATACAGCTTCTGGTACAGCGACTTCGGCAAGTTCACCGAATTGAAGGAGCGCGGTGTGTTGTTCCAGTTGAATCTGGTGGCGCTTTCCGGCGCCTACGGCCCGCAGACCAAGCAGCTCGCCGAACGCATGATCGACGCGGGCTACTATGAACTGCTGGGCAGCGACTGCCACAACATGAACCATGTGCAGGCCATCCGGAACACGCTCATGCGGCCCCATCTGCACAAATTGATCGCGAGCGGGAAGCTTTTGAACAGCGTGCTCTGA
- the rfbB gene encoding dTDP-glucose 4,6-dehydratase — protein MNSPSRNILITGGAGFIGSHVVRRFVTKYPHCRIINLDLLTYAGNLENLRDVEGASNYVFVRADIRDAEAMRRVFADHGITDVIHLAAESHVDRSITDPMSFVTTNVIGTVNLLNAAREAWKGAFEGKRFYHVSTDEVYGSLHDDSLFLETTPYDPQSPYSASKASSDHFVRAYGNTYKLPFVVSNCSNNYGSHQFPEKLIPLMINNIRTSKPLPVYGKGENVRDWLWVEDHASAIDTVFHAGVNGETYNIGGHNEWKNIDLVHLLCSIMDKKLGRAEGESAKLITYVTDRAGHDLRYAIDAGKIERELGWKPSITFEIGLERTVDWYLANTEWLEHVTSGAYQQYYQAHYAQR, from the coding sequence ATGAACTCCCCCTCCCGCAACATCCTCATCACCGGTGGTGCCGGCTTCATCGGCAGCCATGTGGTGCGCCGCTTCGTGACGAAGTACCCGCACTGCCGCATCATCAACCTCGACCTGCTCACCTACGCGGGCAATCTGGAGAACCTGCGCGATGTGGAGGGCGCGTCCAACTACGTCTTCGTTCGTGCCGACATCCGCGATGCGGAGGCCATGCGCAGGGTCTTCGCCGATCATGGCATCACCGATGTGATCCACCTCGCCGCGGAGAGCCATGTGGACCGCAGCATCACGGATCCGATGAGCTTCGTCACCACCAACGTCATTGGCACGGTGAACCTGCTGAACGCGGCACGCGAAGCCTGGAAAGGCGCCTTCGAGGGCAAGCGCTTCTACCACGTCTCCACGGATGAGGTGTACGGGTCCCTCCACGATGACAGCCTCTTCCTGGAGACCACGCCCTACGATCCACAGAGCCCCTACAGCGCCAGCAAGGCCAGCAGCGACCATTTCGTGCGCGCCTATGGCAATACCTACAAGCTGCCCTTCGTGGTCAGCAATTGCAGCAACAACTACGGCAGCCACCAATTCCCCGAGAAGCTGATCCCGCTCATGATCAACAACATCCGCACGAGCAAGCCGCTGCCGGTCTACGGCAAGGGCGAGAACGTGCGCGACTGGCTGTGGGTGGAGGACCATGCATCGGCCATCGACACGGTATTCCACGCCGGCGTGAACGGCGAGACCTACAACATCGGCGGTCACAACGAGTGGAAGAACATCGATCTCGTGCACCTGCTCTGCTCCATCATGGACAAGAAGCTGGGCCGTGCGGAAGGGGAGAGCGCCAAACTGATCACCTACGTCACCGACCGTGCCGGGCACGACCTGCGTTACGCGATCGATGCGGGCAAGATCGAGCGTGAGCTGGGGTGGAAGCCGAGCATCACCTTCGAGATTGGCTTGGAGCGTACGGTGGACTGGTATCTGGCCAACACCGAATGGCTGGAGCACGTGACCAGCGGGGCCTACCAGCAGTATTATCAGGCGCATTACGCGCAACGCTGA
- a CDS encoding nucleotide sugar dehydrogenase gives MSSSLYDRLLKKDAKLAVIGLGYVGLPIALAFARKIKVVGFDINQQRVDMMRRGEDPSNELGPEEFEGCDIHFTADLNDLKDVEFFIVAVPTPIDSQNIPDLAPLIGASKTVGQVLKKGDYVVYESTVYPGCTEEDCVPILEELSKLKFVEDFKVGYSPERINPGDKEHTLSSIVKVSSGCDPESAELIAKVYELVVKAGVHRAASIKVAEAAKIIENTQRDVNIALINELSIIFNRMGINTYDVLEAAGTKWNFLKFQPGLVGGHCIGVDPYYLVYKAKELGYHAQIIDAGRFVNDSMGGYVAKQTVKRIISGGTNPADARVLVMGATFKENVTDIRNSKVTDVINELKSFSCTVDVTDPHADPAEVKHEYGYDLAPEMNGPYDAIIVAVNHAEYAAKDEQWFKGMLKPKGLLVDLKGVFRNKVKDLRYWSL, from the coding sequence ATGAGCAGCAGTCTGTATGACCGGCTCCTGAAGAAGGACGCCAAACTGGCCGTGATCGGCCTGGGCTACGTGGGCCTGCCGATCGCCCTGGCCTTCGCCCGCAAGATCAAGGTGGTGGGCTTCGACATCAACCAGCAGCGCGTGGACATGATGCGGCGCGGCGAGGACCCCAGCAACGAGCTAGGCCCCGAGGAGTTCGAAGGCTGCGACATCCACTTCACGGCGGACCTGAACGACCTGAAGGACGTGGAGTTCTTCATCGTGGCCGTGCCCACGCCGATCGACAGCCAGAACATCCCCGACCTCGCACCGCTGATCGGTGCCTCCAAGACCGTGGGCCAGGTGCTGAAGAAGGGCGACTACGTGGTGTATGAGAGCACCGTGTACCCCGGCTGCACCGAGGAGGACTGTGTGCCCATCCTCGAAGAGCTCAGCAAGCTGAAGTTCGTGGAGGACTTCAAGGTGGGCTACAGCCCCGAGCGCATCAACCCCGGCGACAAGGAGCACACGCTGAGCAGCATCGTGAAGGTGAGCAGCGGGTGCGATCCCGAGAGCGCCGAGCTGATCGCTAAAGTTTACGAGCTGGTGGTGAAGGCCGGTGTGCACCGCGCCGCCAGCATCAAGGTGGCCGAGGCCGCCAAGATCATCGAGAACACGCAGCGCGATGTGAACATCGCCCTGATCAACGAGCTTTCGATCATCTTCAACCGCATGGGCATCAACACCTACGATGTGCTGGAGGCCGCGGGCACCAAGTGGAACTTCCTCAAGTTCCAGCCGGGTCTGGTGGGCGGCCACTGCATCGGGGTGGATCCCTACTACCTGGTGTACAAGGCCAAGGAACTGGGCTACCACGCGCAGATCATCGATGCCGGCCGCTTCGTGAACGACAGCATGGGCGGCTACGTGGCCAAGCAGACGGTGAAGCGCATCATCAGCGGTGGCACCAACCCCGCCGATGCGCGTGTGCTGGTGATGGGCGCCACCTTCAAGGAGAACGTCACCGACATCCGCAACAGCAAGGTGACCGACGTGATCAACGAGTTGAAGAGCTTCAGTTGCACGGTGGATGTGACCGACCCGCATGCCGACCCCGCCGAAGTGAAGCACGAGTATGGCTACGACCTGGCGCCCGAGATGAATGGCCCCTACGATGCCATCATCGTGGCGGTGAACCACGCCGAATACGCCGCCAAGGACGAACAGTGGTTCAAGGGCATGCTGAAGCCCAAGGGCCTGCTGGTGGACCTGAAGGGCGTGTTCCGGAACAAGGTGAAGGACTTGAGGTATTGGAGCTTGTAA
- a CDS encoding Gfo/Idh/MocA family oxidoreductase gives MALPPEQKIRFAVVGCGHIGKRHAEMVSRHPECELVALCDTRPREDLGLERLDAPLFADMDTMLKEVPGIDVVNVCTPNGLHAPQSLKALEYRKHVVCEKPMALTKADCEAVIYKALQVHRTVFGVMQNRYSPPSMWLKDVVENGTLGEIHLVQVNCYWNRDARYYKPGSWKGSADLDGGTLFTQFSHFIDIMYWLFGDINDIQGKFADFSHQDLTAFEDSGLVTFRFRNGGMGCLNYSTAVWDKNLESSMTIIGSKGSVKVGGQYMDQVEYCHIDGYTMPELAPTNPANDYGAYKGSANNHGYIIDNVVDTLKGRTTLTTNALEGLKVVEIIERIYQKRDEQQSV, from the coding sequence ATGGCGCTTCCTCCAGAACAAAAGATCCGCTTCGCCGTCGTCGGCTGCGGCCACATCGGCAAGCGCCATGCGGAAATGGTGAGCCGACACCCCGAGTGCGAACTGGTGGCCCTGTGCGACACACGTCCCCGGGAGGACCTTGGTCTGGAGCGCCTGGACGCGCCGCTCTTCGCCGATATGGACACCATGCTGAAGGAGGTGCCCGGCATCGATGTGGTGAACGTCTGCACCCCCAACGGCCTGCATGCTCCGCAGAGCTTGAAGGCCTTGGAATACCGCAAGCACGTGGTGTGCGAGAAGCCCATGGCCCTCACCAAGGCCGATTGTGAGGCGGTGATCTACAAGGCCCTGCAGGTGCACCGCACCGTGTTCGGGGTGATGCAGAACCGCTACAGCCCGCCCAGCATGTGGCTGAAGGATGTGGTGGAGAACGGCACCCTGGGCGAGATCCACCTGGTGCAGGTGAACTGCTACTGGAACCGCGATGCCCGTTACTACAAGCCGGGTAGCTGGAAAGGCTCGGCCGATCTCGATGGCGGCACGCTCTTCACCCAGTTCAGCCACTTCATCGACATCATGTACTGGCTGTTCGGCGACATCAACGACATCCAGGGCAAGTTCGCCGACTTCAGCCACCAGGACCTCACCGCCTTCGAGGACAGCGGCCTGGTCACCTTCCGCTTCCGCAACGGCGGCATGGGCTGCCTGAACTACAGCACAGCGGTGTGGGACAAGAACCTGGAGAGCAGCATGACCATCATCGGCAGCAAGGGCAGCGTGAAGGTGGGCGGGCAGTACATGGACCAGGTGGAGTACTGCCACATCGACGGATACACCATGCCGGAACTGGCGCCCACCAACCCCGCCAACGACTACGGGGCCTACAAGGGCAGCGCCAACAACCACGGCTACATCATCGACAATGTGGTGGACACCCTGAAGGGGCGCACCACCCTCACCACCAATGCCCTGGAGGGCCTCAAGGTGGTGGAGATCATCGAACGCATTTACCAGAAGAGGGATGAGCAGCAGTCTGTATGA
- a CDS encoding N-acetyltransferase produces MSYTAHPTAVIDEGCAIGAGTRIWHFSHIMPGCEIGENCNIGQNVVVSPGVKLGRNVKVQNNVSIYTGVECADDVFLGPSMVFTNVTNPRSAVARREQYAKTRVGRGASIGANATIVCGHDIGEFAFIGAGAVVTKTVPAYALVVGNPARQTGWMSEYGHKLTFNEAGEAECPESGQRYRLAVGRVTRIS; encoded by the coding sequence ATGTCGTACACCGCCCACCCCACCGCCGTCATCGACGAAGGCTGCGCCATCGGTGCCGGCACCCGCATCTGGCACTTCAGCCACATCATGCCGGGCTGCGAGATCGGGGAGAACTGCAACATCGGGCAGAACGTGGTGGTGAGTCCCGGCGTGAAGCTGGGCCGCAACGTGAAGGTGCAGAACAACGTGAGCATTTACACCGGCGTGGAGTGTGCGGACGATGTGTTCCTGGGCCCCAGCATGGTGTTCACCAACGTGACCAATCCGCGCAGCGCCGTGGCCCGTCGGGAGCAATACGCCAAGACACGGGTGGGGCGCGGGGCCAGCATCGGAGCCAACGCCACCATTGTCTGCGGGCACGATATCGGCGAGTTCGCCTTCATCGGCGCCGGGGCCGTGGTGACGAAGACCGTTCCCGCCTACGCCCTGGTGGTGGGCAATCCCGCCCGCCAGACCGGCTGGATGAGCGAGTACGGCCACAAGCTCACCTTCAACGAGGCGGGTGAGGCCGAATGTCCGGAGAGCGGGCAGCGGTATCGGTTGGCCGTAGGACGAGTGACCCGCATATCCTGA
- a CDS encoding T9SS type A sorting domain-containing protein, with amino-acid sequence MAFPLLAVSQGLTRGEVFDFEPGDMFQSRFHAYGLSPTGPPTYWTDSVLSKTWSMGWDTVSYTIHRHTYTPPAGPGLPPFTHDTLITRAYGDLTSLAGHFQLPWPCLPILDSLGSDAALCGQEVWVQYVAGDTCFESDTWTTTLVRGCGGPYYWRLQPAGPYHMVHELVYYHKNGVGCGELLTSVGDPHGEIRLPITLHPNPGTIFQLTGIGHRPALMRLLDMQGRTMRKGIPVTEYAPVDVGDLRPGTYLLELRLADGRREVLRWVRE; translated from the coding sequence TTGGCATTCCCCCTGCTGGCGGTATCGCAGGGTCTGACAAGAGGCGAAGTCTTTGACTTCGAGCCGGGCGATATGTTCCAAAGCCGGTTCCATGCTTATGGCCTTTCACCTACTGGACCACCCACCTATTGGACGGATTCCGTGCTGAGCAAGACCTGGTCCATGGGATGGGATACGGTCTCCTATACCATCCATCGCCACACCTACACCCCGCCAGCAGGCCCTGGTCTGCCCCCATTCACGCATGACACGTTGATCACCCGCGCATACGGCGACCTCACCAGCTTGGCCGGCCACTTCCAACTGCCCTGGCCCTGCCTACCCATTCTGGACTCACTGGGGTCAGATGCCGCGCTCTGTGGGCAGGAAGTGTGGGTACAGTACGTTGCGGGAGACACATGTTTTGAATCCGACACCTGGACTACCACGCTGGTAAGAGGTTGCGGCGGCCCCTACTATTGGAGACTACAGCCCGCCGGTCCCTACCACATGGTCCATGAGCTGGTCTATTACCACAAAAATGGTGTGGGGTGCGGGGAACTGCTCACCTCGGTCGGTGATCCCCATGGAGAGATCCGCTTGCCCATTACCCTCCACCCCAATCCCGGCACCATCTTCCAGCTCACTGGGATCGGCCATCGACCAGCACTGATGCGCTTGCTGGATATGCAGGGCCGCACGATGCGCAAAGGCATACCCGTCACCGAATATGCCCCGGTGGATGTTGGTGACCTTCGGCCCGGAACCTACTTGTTGGAGCTACGGCTGGCCGATGGGCGGCGCGAGGTGTTAAGGTGGGTGCGGGAGTGA
- a CDS encoding ATP-binding protein: MTYVRHITNLALDRLRNRPVVAILGARQVGKTTLSHQLVKQLGMPSVRLDLEDPDDRAALRDPKQYLLAHANDLVVIDEVHRMPDLFPLIRTLVDRDRRPGRFLLLGSSSPVIIRRASESLAGRVAYLDLLPFSVHEVPAKGTDRLWLRGGFPEAYLADDDAKAFRFLNELIRSFIERDLPELGLQARTSNTEHLLRMLAHMHGNPLNMAILGKSIGLSTPTIRHYLDFFGSSYYTFTLPGYYTNLRKRLTRAPKIYLSDSGVLHRLLSIRTAEDLFVHPQRGHSWEGFVIQQVRSWLMGEAQLHYFRTQDGAELDLVITQSNKAIAALEIKTTNNPTLSKGNLLAFEAVNAPLQLVVTPSAKDHPYGDGIEVCSLATLWKRLEKVVK, encoded by the coding sequence TTGACCTACGTACGGCATATCACCAACCTAGCCCTCGACCGCCTGCGCAACAGGCCGGTGGTGGCGATACTGGGTGCCCGGCAGGTGGGCAAAACAACGCTTTCCCACCAGTTGGTGAAGCAACTGGGCATGCCCAGCGTGCGGCTCGACCTGGAGGACCCCGATGACCGTGCCGCGCTCCGCGACCCCAAGCAATACCTGCTGGCGCATGCGAACGATCTGGTGGTGATCGACGAGGTGCACCGCATGCCCGACCTGTTCCCCTTGATCCGCACCTTGGTGGACCGCGATCGCCGCCCGGGCCGATTCCTGCTGTTGGGGTCCAGCTCGCCAGTGATCATCCGGCGCGCTTCCGAATCCCTTGCCGGCCGGGTCGCCTACCTGGACCTCCTGCCCTTTTCGGTGCATGAGGTGCCTGCCAAGGGCACCGACCGGCTATGGCTGCGCGGCGGTTTCCCGGAGGCCTACCTTGCCGATGATGATGCCAAAGCCTTCCGCTTCCTGAACGAGTTGATCCGATCATTCATAGAGCGCGACCTGCCCGAGCTGGGACTGCAGGCCAGGACCTCCAACACCGAGCACCTGCTCCGCATGCTGGCGCACATGCATGGCAACCCGCTCAATATGGCGATTCTGGGGAAGTCGATCGGCCTGAGCACACCCACCATCAGGCACTATCTCGACTTCTTCGGGTCCTCCTACTACACGTTCACACTGCCGGGCTACTACACCAACCTGCGCAAGCGCCTCACCCGCGCACCAAAGATCTATCTCTCCGATAGCGGCGTCCTGCACAGGCTGCTCAGCATCCGTACTGCCGAGGACCTCTTCGTCCATCCCCAGCGCGGTCACTCCTGGGAAGGCTTTGTGATCCAACAGGTGCGTAGCTGGTTGATGGGCGAGGCCCAGCTTCACTACTTCCGCACCCAGGACGGGGCTGAACTGGATCTGGTGATCACCCAGAGCAACAAGGCCATCGCCGCCTTGGAGATCAAGACCACCAACAACCCCACATTGAGCAAGGGCAACCTGCTGGCCTTCGAGGCGGTGAACGCGCCGCTTCAATTGGTGGTCACACCCAGTGCCAAGGACCACCCCTATGGCGACGGCATCGAAGTGTGCTCGCTGGCCACGCTTTGGAAGAGGCTGGAAAAGGTGGTGAAGTGA
- a CDS encoding SDR family oxidoreductase: protein MPRERVLITGAAGFLGSHLCDRFIQEGYHVIGMDNLITGRLKNIEHLFKLERFEFYHHDVSKFVYVPGELKYILHFASPASPIDYLKIPIQTLKVGSLGTHNLLGLAKNKGARILVASTSEVYGDPQVHPQTEDYWGHVNPIGPRGVYDEAKRFQEAITMAYHTYHGLETRIVRIFNTYGPRMRLNDGRVLPAFIGQALRGEDLTVFGDGSQTRSFCYVDDLVEGIYRLLLSDYAGPVNVGNPGEITIAQFAEEIIKLTGTTQKVIYKPLPKDDPMQRQPDITLAKKLLGWEPKVSRAEGLKITYEYFKSLTPEELNEKEHFSFEGYVRK from the coding sequence ATGCCACGCGAACGCGTCCTCATCACCGGTGCCGCGGGTTTCCTCGGCTCGCACCTCTGCGACCGCTTCATCCAGGAGGGCTACCATGTCATCGGCATGGACAACCTCATCACCGGACGGCTCAAGAACATCGAGCACCTCTTCAAGCTGGAGCGGTTCGAGTTCTACCACCACGACGTTTCCAAGTTCGTGTATGTGCCCGGTGAGCTGAAGTACATCCTGCACTTCGCATCACCCGCCTCGCCGATCGACTATCTGAAGATCCCCATCCAGACGCTGAAGGTGGGCAGCTTGGGCACGCACAACCTGCTGGGCCTGGCCAAGAACAAGGGTGCGCGGATCCTGGTGGCCAGCACCAGCGAGGTGTACGGCGATCCGCAGGTACACCCGCAAACGGAGGACTACTGGGGCCACGTGAACCCCATCGGCCCGCGTGGCGTGTACGACGAGGCCAAGCGCTTCCAGGAGGCCATCACCATGGCCTACCACACCTACCACGGGCTGGAGACGCGCATCGTGCGCATCTTCAACACCTACGGCCCGCGTATGCGTTTGAACGATGGCCGCGTGCTGCCCGCCTTCATCGGCCAGGCCCTGCGCGGCGAGGATCTCACCGTGTTCGGTGATGGTTCACAGACGCGCAGCTTCTGCTATGTGGACGATCTGGTGGAAGGCATCTACAGACTATTGCTCAGCGATTACGCCGGCCCCGTGAACGTGGGCAACCCCGGCGAGATCACCATCGCGCAGTTCGCCGAGGAGATCATCAAACTCACGGGCACCACGCAGAAGGTGATCTACAAGCCGCTGCCCAAGGACGATCCCATGCAGCGTCAGCCGGACATCACCCTGGCGAAGAAGCTGCTGGGCTGGGAGCCCAAGGTGAGCCGCGCCGAAGGGCTGAAGATCACCTACGAATACTTCAAGAGCCTCACTCCGGAGGAGTTGAACGAGAAGGAGCACTTCTCGTTCGAGGGGTATGTGCGGAAGTGA
- a CDS encoding UDP-glucose/GDP-mannose dehydrogenase family protein: MNIAVVGTGYVGLVTGTCFAETGNHVVCVDIDANKVQMMKDGKVPIYEPHLDVLFERNIRQGRLSFTTDLASAIKDARIIFLALPTPPGEDGSADLKYVLGVADDLGRIITDYKVIVDKSTVPVGTSEKVHAALAKHAREDLFDVVSNPEFLREGFAVDDFLKPDRVVVGTSSERARKVMEDLYKPFVRQGNPIIFMDERSAELTKYAANAFLATKITFMNEIANFCERVGADVDKVRIGIGTDTRIGKRFLFPGIGYGGSCFPKDVQALAKSGHDAGYEFQIIKAVMDVNEGQKTSIIPKIKAQFGDLKGRHFAIWGLAFKPDTDDIREAPALYVIDELLKAGATVTAFDPEAMANVKKLKGDAIGFAKDEYEALKGADALIIATEWALFRTPDFKRVADLLKEKVIFDGRNLYDLDEMDKLGFTYVSVGRQTVGAKKPVNA, from the coding sequence ATGAACATCGCAGTAGTAGGCACCGGATATGTGGGCCTCGTGACAGGCACCTGCTTCGCCGAGACCGGCAACCACGTGGTCTGTGTGGACATCGATGCCAACAAGGTGCAGATGATGAAGGATGGCAAGGTGCCCATTTACGAGCCGCATCTGGACGTGCTTTTCGAGCGCAACATCCGGCAGGGCCGCCTGAGCTTCACCACCGATCTCGCCAGCGCCATCAAGGACGCACGGATCATCTTCCTGGCCCTGCCCACGCCACCGGGCGAGGACGGCAGCGCCGACCTGAAATATGTGCTTGGCGTGGCCGATGATCTGGGCAGGATCATCACCGACTACAAGGTGATCGTGGACAAGAGCACCGTGCCGGTGGGCACCTCCGAGAAGGTGCATGCCGCGCTGGCGAAGCATGCCAGGGAGGATCTCTTCGATGTGGTGAGCAATCCCGAGTTCCTGCGCGAAGGATTCGCCGTGGACGACTTCCTCAAACCCGACCGCGTGGTGGTGGGCACCAGCAGTGAACGTGCCCGCAAGGTGATGGAGGACCTCTACAAGCCCTTCGTGCGCCAGGGCAACCCCATCATCTTCATGGACGAGCGCAGCGCCGAGCTCACCAAGTACGCCGCCAACGCCTTCCTCGCCACCAAGATCACCTTCATGAACGAGATCGCGAACTTCTGCGAGCGGGTGGGTGCCGACGTGGACAAGGTGCGCATCGGCATCGGTACGGACACGCGCATCGGCAAGCGTTTCCTCTTCCCCGGCATCGGCTACGGCGGCAGCTGTTTCCCCAAGGATGTGCAGGCCCTGGCCAAGAGCGGTCATGACGCCGGCTACGAGTTCCAGATCATCAAGGCCGTGATGGATGTGAACGAAGGTCAGAAGACCTCCATCATCCCCAAGATCAAGGCCCAATTCGGCGATCTCAAAGGCAGACACTTCGCGATATGGGGGCTGGCCTTCAAGCCGGATACGGACGACATCCGCGAGGCGCCAGCCCTGTATGTGATCGACGAGCTGTTGAAGGCAGGCGCCACAGTCACCGCCTTCGACCCCGAGGCCATGGCCAACGTGAAGAAGCTGAAGGGCGACGCGATCGGCTTCGCGAAGGATGAGTACGAAGCGCTGAAGGGTGCGGATGCGCTCATCATCGCCACGGAGTGGGCCTTGTTCCGAACGCCGGACTTCAAGCGTGTGGCCGATCTGCTCAAGGAGAAGGTCATCTTCGACGGCCGCAACCTGTACGACCTCGACGAGATGGATAAGCTCGGCTTCACCTATGTGAGCGTGGGCCGGCAGACCGTGGGGGCGAAGAAGCCCGTGAACGCCTGA
- a CDS encoding DegT/DnrJ/EryC1/StrS family aminotransferase, producing MKPIQMVDLVGQYHKIKEEVDRAVLGVMESAAFINGPETKNFEKELAEYLGAKHAIGCANGTDALQIAMMALDLKPGDEVITPSFTFVATVEVVALLGLHPVFAEVLPGTFNIDPEDVRRKITPRTKAIVPVHLFGQTADMATIMEIAREHGLHVIEDNCQAVGSDYSFPDGSVRKAGTIGHIGTTSFFPSKNLGCYGDGGAIFTNDDALAKRLRQVCNHGSEVRYYHDVVGVNSRLDSMQAAILRIKLRRLDDYGKARQAVAHAYDAAFAGMEHVHTPERSADSTHVFHQYTLRITGGHRDALRAHLEKHGVPAMIYYPVPLHLQKAYEGYGIKRGDLPITERLMDEVLSLPMSTELDHEQLTHITASVKSFFA from the coding sequence ATGAAGCCCATTCAAATGGTCGACCTCGTCGGCCAATACCACAAGATCAAGGAAGAGGTGGACCGCGCCGTGCTCGGCGTGATGGAAAGCGCCGCCTTCATCAACGGCCCGGAGACGAAGAACTTCGAGAAGGAGCTGGCGGAATACCTGGGCGCCAAGCATGCCATCGGCTGCGCCAACGGCACCGACGCGCTGCAGATCGCCATGATGGCGCTGGACCTCAAACCCGGCGATGAGGTCATCACCCCCAGTTTCACTTTCGTGGCCACGGTGGAAGTGGTGGCGCTGCTGGGCCTGCACCCGGTCTTCGCCGAAGTGCTGCCCGGCACCTTCAACATCGATCCGGAGGATGTGCGCCGCAAGATCACGCCGCGCACCAAGGCCATCGTGCCGGTACACCTCTTCGGCCAAACGGCCGACATGGCCACCATCATGGAGATCGCCCGTGAACACGGCCTTCATGTGATCGAGGACAACTGCCAGGCGGTGGGCAGCGACTACTCCTTCCCCGATGGCTCCGTGAGGAAGGCCGGCACCATCGGCCACATCGGCACCACCAGCTTCTTCCCCAGCAAGAACCTGGGGTGCTACGGCGACGGCGGGGCCATCTTCACCAATGACGATGCGCTGGCCAAGCGCCTGCGCCAGGTGTGCAACCATGGCAGCGAGGTGCGCTATTACCACGATGTGGTGGGCGTGAACAGCCGCCTGGACAGCATGCAGGCCGCCATCCTGCGCATCAAGCTGCGCCGCTTGGACGACTATGGCAAGGCCCGCCAAGCCGTGGCCCATGCATACGATGCGGCTTTCGCAGGCATGGAGCATGTGCATACCCCCGAACGCAGTGCTGATAGCACGCATGTCTTCCACCAGTACACGCTGCGCATCACCGGTGGCCACCGCGATGCCTTGCGTGCCCACCTGGAGAAGCATGGGGTGCCCGCCATGATCTACTACCCCGTGCCGCTGCACCTGCAGAAGGCCTATGAGGGATACGGAATCAAGCGCGGCGACCTGCCCATCACCGAACGGCTGATGGACGAGGTGCTCAGCCTGCCCATGAGCACCGAGCTCGACCACGAACAACTCACGCACATCACCGCTTCGGTGAAGAGCTTCTTCGCATGA